The genomic window TTTTCAAGCAGCTTGAGACGCTCGTTTTCCGCAGGTGGCAAGTCGCCATCGGTGAAGACACACAAATGCCCCGCATGAGTGCCTCGTGATATCCGACCGCGAAGCTGATGAAGTTGGGCCAGCCCAAACCGCTGGGCTCCGAAAATCGTCATCACCGTTGCATTGGGCACGTCTATCCCAACTTCAATCACCGTGGTGCTGACCAAAACGTCGATTTCACCATCCGCAAACGCTTGCATCGTAGCCTGCTTCTCTTCCGCCGGCATTCGGCCGTGCAACAGCGCAATGCGATACTCGGATAATGTGGTCGAACTCAGTTCTTTGAAGATCGTCTCGACGGACGATACATCTTCGTTTTCAAGACTTTCCTCTTCATGCGATTTTCCCAGCGGCTCACTTTCGACCTCCGTTGAGGACGCAACGACTCGCGGTGCCACCACAAATACCTGGCGGCCCTCTTTCAATCGTTCGATAACGAATGACCACCATCGATCTTTCCACCCATCGTGGGCGAGGTAGGTATGGACGGGTGCTCGCGATGGCGGTTTTTCACGAAGCGTACTCAATTCCACATCGCCGAACAATGTCATCGCCATCGATCGGGGAATCGGCGTTGCAGACATGACTAAATAATGTGGATCGACTCCGCCGCTTCGAAGCGCAACTCGTTGGTTGACGCCAAATTTATGCTGCTCATCGATCACGCATAGCCCGAGTTTCTTCATTCGAATGTCACCGTACAATAACGCTTGTGTGCCGACGAGAATATCGATTTCGCCATGGTGTGCCGCGTCGATTGTCCTGGATCGCTCCGCCTTCGATATCGATCCACAAAGCAGTCCGATTCGGACTCGGCTTTCGGCTAAAACTTTTTTCAGCGTGTGGTAGTGTTGCCGGGCCAGCACTTCGGTGGGGGCCATCATCACAGCCTGGTGTCCATTGGCAACTGCCAACATCATCGCGTACATCGCGACGACCGTTTTGCCGCTACCGACGTCCCCCTGCAATAGTCGGTTCATCGGAAATTGGCACGACATGTCCCGACTGACCTCCTTGATCGCCTTGATCTGGTCGCCCGTCAATTCGAACGGAAACCGATGAAGGATCCGTGCGTCGATCAGAGCGGTTGTTGGCAACGGTGGAGATTTCAGTGCACTCGTCAAACGTCGGCGTCGCATCGCAAGCGCCAATTGCATTACCAACAATTCCTGAAAGACGAGCCGCACGCGGGCGAATTGCATCGACGACTCGCTGCTCGGTTGATGCAGTTCTCTCAAGGTGGTCTGGATGTTTGGCAGGACGGTGGGGGTTTCGATCCCCGCTTCCCCTAGCCGGACTGCGGCGGAGTGGCGAAGCGGTTCAGGCATCACTTCGGTCAATTGGTCGGAAACGGCATCAAGCGTTTCCGCAACCAAAAAACGCAAATCCTTTTGCCGCAGCCCTTCGGTCAACGGATAGAGTGCCAACATTCTCGGTGTCGGAATGTCTTCGTCCGAATCAAACACCGTAACCTGTGGATGAACAAACTCCATACGCATTGCGTTTAGCTTGGGTGTGCCGGAGATCATCACCTTCTGGTCAACGAGTATTTGCTCCATTCGGTAAGCTTGATTAAAAAACAGAATCCGAACGGCACCGGTTTCGTTTTCAACGAGGGCAGCAAAAACAGATTTACCAGGCGTCCGCGAGGTGATGTCTCGATCGGTAACCGTCCCGATCAGGGATGCGGGTTCCCGGTCGCGAAGTTGGTCGATTCGTTTCGGAGGTGCGGGGCGTTCGTAATCACGAGGCAAACAGAAAATGATCGATTGAGCCGTTTTGAGACCCAGCTTTTCGAGTCGCCGCGCACGCATTTCTCCCATCCCCGGTAGTGAGCGGACCGGTGTCGTTAAGGTAATCGAGTTTTCGCCAAAAGAATTAATCTGTCAGTTCCGATATTCGTCCATCTCGGTTCAACGCTGCGATTGAGGTATGGTAGCGGAAATTGCCCTTCAATACCAAACCGTCCTCCGCCGGGCGTATACGATAAAGGATTGACAATGGATAAGAAACTTGAACGCTTTCACGTTTATTTTTATGGGCCTGGAAAAGGACCGATCGAAACCAGCTTCGAAGAGGCCCAAGCGAGGCTCGAACAAGAACCAAGGTTGCACTTTGAGCCTGACGGTTCCTTTGTTTGGTCGCTCGATGCAAAGGAACAGGTCTACGGAATGCTGTACGACGCACAGGGACGATTGCAATACGCCGAACTTCAAGGATTATGTACGCTGCAAACTTGGCAGCAACTCGTCGGTTTGGTCGGCGGCTTGGTCGGCGGAGAGCGTGAAGCAATCAAAACGACGGTATCGGATTATCAAGTCATGATGCTGCCGGATCGCATTTTGAAAGATCTACATGCGTTTGAAGAAAAAACATGGATGGAGGAATGATCCGACACGTTTTAGCCATGAATGCCGAACCCACTCACAATTGGCAAATGTCATTTTTTTCTACGAAACACGGTGTTTCACCCTCTACAATCTGTTTTCTTTGCGATAAATTGCATTTTCAACACACCTTTGGCACACTGATTGCTACTCCCTAGAACCGTCACAAGCGGCATGTGCCGTATTTGCGACGGATGCGAATCACAAAGCCTTCTCACTCAACTCAGAAGGCCGGTTAAACACGAACGAGGAAGGAATCACCGATGCTTACTGCCACCTACAACGAAAACGTCTCGGATATCATCACAATGCCTCAAAATGAGACAATGGAAGCAAATCTGGTTTCGGATATCGAAGTTTCTCGACGAGTATTAGCCATTCGTTCGAAATGGAGTGTTTCGGAACGAATTCGTCGCCGCGAAGAAGCGAACAAGCGATTTGGTGACTTGATGGACGCGTTGGGTTGTGGCGAAGCAGCATAGTGCTAGCCAATCTCCTCGCCCCCCTGCTCCTCCGTCGATGCTCTTTGCCCAGCGATTTCGCCTCGGTATCGGCACGCTTCGATAAACGACTCGAGCAAGACATGCGCTGCGATCGCGTCCACTCGCTTCTTCTTTTTCTTGCGGGTGTAGCCAGCGATGGACATTCGTTCGTTCGCATCGACGGTGGTAAACCGTTCATCAAATAGTTGGACCGGCAACTGCGTGGACTCCGCCAACCAAACGGCAAACTCGCGACACAGCTTGCTCTTTTCACTTTCGCCTCCGTCCAAATGGATCGGCAATCCGACGACAAAGGCGACCACCCGCTGCGACTTTGCCAAGTTGCAGAAATAGTCACCGTTCTCTTTCCAATTTGCTGCTGGGAACACCTCGTAGGGACTCGATAAAATGCGATCAGGATCGCAGATTGCGATCCCTATACGAACGGTTCCAAAATCGACTGCCGCGATTCGACCGGATTCGGGAAACGGATCGGCCGGTGGTGTTGATGGTGTCATCTTAGACGTCTCGACAAGATTGGAATAACTTGAGTGCTTGAGCGGTCGGGCCTACCGCGTGTACCCGAACAACACTGGCCCCCGCAGCGGCGACGGCTAACGAGATACCGATTCCCGCCGCGTCACGGTCTGCCATCTTGTCAGCGAGTACTTTGCCGATAAATCCTTTTCGCGAATGTCCGATCAGGAGCGGGCTCCCTAAACTGGCGAACCGCTCGGTCGCACGAAGCAATTGCAGGTTGTGCTCGTGTGACTTTCCAAATCCGATTCCAGGATCAAGACAAATCCGGTCTCGATCGATTCCGGCACTTTCACACATGGTTCGCGTTGCGATCAAGTACGCTTCGATCTCGGCGACGACATCATTGTATGTTGGATTGTCTTGCATCGTTTGCGGTGTGCCTTGGATGTGCATAACGCAAACTCCAACCCCCGCTTCTCTCACAACGTTTAACATACCAGGATCCCCATGGAGTCCTGTGATGTCGTTGACAATCTCGGCGCCTGCGGCGATTGCTTGGCGAGCCACTTCGGCCTTCGACGTATCGATGCTAATGGGGATGGTGAGTTTGCCAGCCAATCCTTGGATCACGGGCAACACACGGCGGAGTTCCTCTGCGGTGTCAACGGGATCGCTGTAGGGGCGGGTGCTTTCGCCACCGATATCAACGATATCCGCTCCATCCGCTTGCATCTGCAATGCTGAACGAATCGCTTCGTCGCTTGCGAAGTGTTTCCCACCATCGGAAAAGCTATCGGGCGTTACATTTACAATCCCCATCACCAAAGGAATGGTCTCGAACACCAATCGACGCGTGCCAATATTCCAGGACGTTGATCGAGATGCTGGGCTCACCAACGCAATTCCATTTGAGAAACGATTCGGCTAGCAAGATTCTCAATTGCCACCTGAGTTGCCGTGTCGATCGATTGCCCGGCTTCGGGGACAAATCGGGCGGATTGGCTGAAGCCGATCAAGGCGCCACTATTTGGAACAACCGTATTTTGCATCAGCATTTCGCCTTGGCGAGAAAGCCAATTCGCTTGAACCGCAACGTTCGCGTCGAGTGCCCGGGGATCATCCGAAGGGGATTCGGTCAATACCTGCTTTGTTTCTGACGTCATGGTCACCACTAACGTGCTATCGGCATTGGGGTCTCCGGTCACCTTGTAGGGCGTCCGCCCTTCAATCTCCTTGACAATTGCCTCGGTCAGACGCACACCCAAGTCATTGCGAAAGGTGGCATTGCGTACGATCGGTACATGAATCGTTTTAATATCGCTACGATACAGCGATGAGGGTCCGTATTGATAGAGCGAGCACCCGCCGATGGCAATGAAAACGGCAACCCAAAGGGCGGTGGCTAGCGAGTGACCAAGCCGGTCGGTCAAATCAAATCGTGTGCTCATCGCAGCAACGTTTCGCCTCCGGAGGGATTCCGATTGCCATCCGCGTCAAAGGTTGGTTCGAGCGGACTCGAAGCGGTCGAGTCGGGAAAAACGGTTTTCAACCATGACAATCTTCGCACCGGTACGTCCGGCAACGCTTCGATCTTTGCCAATCGTTCGCGTGCGACCTCCGCATGTGGCGAGCCTTGATGTTTTTCGAGCAATTGGTTGTAGTAGTATCGAGCCGCACCATACTCCTGTTTCTTTTCACGAAACTCCGCTCGGTATGCGATGCGTTCGGATTGATGGAAGTCAATCTCAGCGGCTGCTCGAGCGAGGATTTCGGCATACTTCTCGTCCTGCATTTTATCAGGGAACCGTTCCCGCGTTTGCTTCACGAGTTTGTCGGCTTCCTCAAGGATCAAGCCGCTATACTTTGGCCCCGCGTAGATTTCCAATTTACAGCGGAT from Novipirellula aureliae includes these protein-coding regions:
- the recG gene encoding ATP-dependent DNA helicase RecG, translating into MNSFGENSITLTTPVRSLPGMGEMRARRLEKLGLKTAQSIIFCLPRDYERPAPPKRIDQLRDREPASLIGTVTDRDITSRTPGKSVFAALVENETGAVRILFFNQAYRMEQILVDQKVMISGTPKLNAMRMEFVHPQVTVFDSDEDIPTPRMLALYPLTEGLRQKDLRFLVAETLDAVSDQLTEVMPEPLRHSAAVRLGEAGIETPTVLPNIQTTLRELHQPSSESSMQFARVRLVFQELLVMQLALAMRRRRLTSALKSPPLPTTALIDARILHRFPFELTGDQIKAIKEVSRDMSCQFPMNRLLQGDVGSGKTVVAMYAMMLAVANGHQAVMMAPTEVLARQHYHTLKKVLAESRVRIGLLCGSISKAERSRTIDAAHHGEIDILVGTQALLYGDIRMKKLGLCVIDEQHKFGVNQRVALRSGGVDPHYLVMSATPIPRSMAMTLFGDVELSTLREKPPSRAPVHTYLAHDGWKDRWWSFVIERLKEGRQVFVVAPRVVASSTEVESEPLGKSHEEESLENEDVSSVETIFKELSSTTLSEYRIALLHGRMPAEEKQATMQAFADGEIDVLVSTTVIEVGIDVPNATVMTIFGAQRFGLAQLHQLRGRISRGTHAGHLCVFTDGDLPPAENERLKLLEKTDDGFELAEADFRLRGPGDMLGRKQSGMPPLRIADPLRDIDILTVARTMAQEMIDEDPDLEAAEMSELKSQVIRRYGKRLDLGDVA
- the ruvX gene encoding Holliday junction resolvase RuvX; translation: MTPSTPPADPFPESGRIAAVDFGTVRIGIAICDPDRILSSPYEVFPAANWKENGDYFCNLAKSQRVVAFVVGLPIHLDGGESEKSKLCREFAVWLAESTQLPVQLFDERFTTVDANERMSIAGYTRKKKKKRVDAIAAHVLLESFIEACRYRGEIAGQRASTEEQGGEEIG
- the folP gene encoding dihydropteroate synthase, translating into MSPASRSTSWNIGTRRLVFETIPLVMGIVNVTPDSFSDGGKHFASDEAIRSALQMQADGADIVDIGGESTRPYSDPVDTAEELRRVLPVIQGLAGKLTIPISIDTSKAEVARQAIAAGAEIVNDITGLHGDPGMLNVVREAGVGVCVMHIQGTPQTMQDNPTYNDVVAEIEAYLIATRTMCESAGIDRDRICLDPGIGFGKSHEHNLQLLRATERFASLGSPLLIGHSRKGFIGKVLADKMADRDAAGIGISLAVAAAGASVVRVHAVGPTAQALKLFQSCRDV
- the lptE gene encoding LPS assembly lipoprotein LptE, which codes for MSTRFDLTDRLGHSLATALWVAVFIAIGGCSLYQYGPSSLYRSDIKTIHVPIVRNATFRNDLGVRLTEAIVKEIEGRTPYKVTGDPNADSTLVVTMTSETKQVLTESPSDDPRALDANVAVQANWLSRQGEMLMQNTVVPNSGALIGFSQSARFVPEAGQSIDTATQVAIENLASRIVSQMELRW